The Mercurialis annua linkage group LG2, ddMerAnnu1.2, whole genome shotgun sequence genome contains a region encoding:
- the LOC126670643 gene encoding 28 kDa ribonucleoprotein, chloroplastic, producing MAATAAAAVSSSFSPSMHTLKRTNFKHFPSDSYSLKFPSARISFASIYYNHRYFIEPVSGRRLVSAAVAQDQEEAVTAPVGDDEQRELGEKGEVEAKSEAEVINTKLYFGNLPYNIDSAQLAGIVQDHGTPELVEVLYDRNTGRSRGFAFVTMSNVEDCNAVIENLDGSQYMGRILRVNFSDKPKSKEPLYPETEYKLFVGNLSWSVTSESLTEAFQEYGNVIGARVLYDGETGKSRGYGFVCYPTREEMEKALESLNGVEVEGRALRVSLAEGKKS from the exons ATGGCTGCCACCGCCGCCGCAGCAGTAAGCTCATCATTTTCACCGTCCATGCACACCCTTAAACGCACAAACTTTAAACACTTCCCATCAGATTCTTACTCACTCAAATTTCCTTCAGCTAGAATTTCTTTTGCTTCCATATATTATAACCATCGGTACTTTATAGAGCCTGTTTCAGGGCGTAGATTAGTGTCTGCTGCCGTTGCTCAAGATCAGGAAGAAGCGGTAACTGCTCCGGTTGGAGACGATGAACAGCGGGAATTAGGCGAAAAAGGCGAAGTAGAAGCTAAATCTGAGGCAGAGGTTATTAACACTAAGCTTTATTTTGGGAACTTGCCTTATAATATTGATAGTGCACAGCTTGCTGGTATTGTTCAAGATCATGGCACTCCTGAACTTGTTGAG GTTCTTTATGACAGAAATACCGGTAGAAGTAGAGGTTTTGCATTTGTGACAATGAGCAATGTGGAAGATTGTAATGCAGTCATTGAGAATCTTGATGGAAGT CAATACATGGGTAGGATCTTGAGGGTGAACTTTTCAGACAAACCTAAATCAAAAGAACCATTATATCCAGAAACAGAGTACAAGCTTTTTGTTGGAAATTTATCATGGTCAGTCACATCTGAAAGCTTGACGGAAGCTTTTCAAGAATATGGAAATGTGATCGGAGCTAGAGTTTTATACGACGGAGAGACCGGAAAATCGCGAGGTTACGGTTTCGTGTGCTATCCTACGAGAGAAGAGATGGAAAAGGCGCTTGAATCTCTTAATGGAGTG GAGGTCGAGGGACGAGCATTGCGCGTAAGCTTGGCGGAAGGAAAGAAGTCGTAA
- the LOC126668872 gene encoding nuclear transport factor 2-like, giving the protein MSTRYHIRLPADQVGGYFVTRYYKLLQQQPELIHQFYNDASTMLRVDASNQQNATTLLQIHELIMSLNYSGIEIRTALSFDSWNAGVLVMVSGSVAVKGLIGIRKFVETFFLAPQEKGYFVLNDVFQFTDEEPVHHHPSVLLARNNLDSNFIAPAVIPEPVPNYMLSGEVQAREFVAPADTKENGLLADSYTFPEHWLQQAPESEYAQEEYFIESNGSIENSVNIAQDQLPASDDEPVGAQKHTYASILQVAKRQSAPPVASQRSLNKNGLPTSDRNHASQTATQLATVATNSFERSGAGTVEDISAAEDEVEIRSVYVRNLPTTVSEVEIEEEFKNFGSIAPDGVVIRSRKDVGVCYAFVEFEDMIGVHTAVEAGTAHVAGRQVYIEERRPNSNIPFRAARGRGRGRGSYLIDAPKGQFGGRSFGYNGGDQDYGRSRGNGYYRPSPRQDRVFTSYQVSRNGQYQAEQ; this is encoded by the exons ATGTCAACTCGTTACCACATTCGTCTCCCTGCTGACCAG GTTGGTGGTTATTTCGTGACACGGTACTATAAATTACTTCAACAACAACCGGAATTAATTCACCAGTTTTACAATGACGCCAGTACGATGCTTCGTGTTGACGCCTCGAACCAGCAGAATGCGACTACATTACTC CAAATACATGAGCTTATTATGTCTCTCAATTATTCTGGAATTGAAATAAGGACAGCACTCTCATTTGATTCATGGAATGCTGGTGTTCTTGTGATGGTTTCTGGCTCTGTTGCTGTGAAGGGTTTAATTGGGATAAGGAAATTTGTGGAAACATTTTTTCTTGCACCCCAAGAGAAGGGCTATTTTGTTCTGAATGATGTTTTTCAGTTCACTGATGAGGAACCTGTTCACCATCATCCATCTGTCTTACTAGCCCGAAACAATCTTGACTCGAACTTTATTGCTCCGGCTGTGATTCCAGAGCCAG TTCCAAATTATATGTTGAGCGGAGAAGTTCAGGCCAGGGAGTTTGTTGCTCCTGCTGATACCAAGGAAAATGGCCTTCTAGCTGACAGTTACACTTTTCCGGAGCACTGGTTGCAGCAAGCTCCTGAGTCTGAATATGCTCAGGAGGAATATTTCATAGAGTCGAACGGTTCAATTGAAAACTCAGTTAACATTGCACAGGACCAATTGCCAGCTTCTGATGACGAACCTGTTGGAGCCCAAAAACACACTTATGCTTCTATT TTACAAGTTGCTAAGCGACAATCTGCACCTCCTGTTGCTTCCCAGCGTTCTCTTAACAAAAATGGCCTACCTACCTCCGATCGGAATCATGCTTCACAAACTGCCACTCAGCTAGCGACTGTGGCAACAAATTCATTTGAAAGGTCTGGAGCAGGCACAGTTGAGGACATTTCTGCTGCAGAAGATGAAG TTGAAATAAGGTCCGTGTACGTGAGAAATTTACCCACTACTGTATCTGAAGTTGAGATTGAGGAGGAATTCAAGAATTTTGGGAGTATCGCACCTGATGGTGTTGTTATTCGAAGTCGCAAG GATGTTGGTGTATGTTATGCATTTGTTGAATTTGAAGATATGATTGGTGTTCATACTGCAGTAGAG GCTGGTACTGCACATGTTGCTGGGCGGCAAGTATATATTGAAGAGCGAAGACCAAACAGCAATATCCCATTTCGTGCAGCAA GAGGAAGAGGTAGAGGGAGGGGCAGTTACTTGATAGATGCTCCAAAGGGTCAGTTCGGAGGTCGAAGTTTTGGCTACAATGGAGGTGACCAAGATTACGGCAGGTCAAGAGGAAACGGTTATTATAGGCCAAGTCCACGCCAAGATCGAGTGTTTACGTCTTACCAAGTGTCAAGAAACGGACAGTACCAAGCAGAGCAATAG